CCGGTCTTGATCTGGCCGGCGCCGGTGGCCACGGCCAGGTCGGCGATAAACGTGTCTTCGGTCTCGCCGGAGCGATGCGAGATGACGGCGGTGTAGCCATTGCCGTGGGCCATCTCGATGGCGTCGAGCGTCTCACTCACGGTGCCGATCTGGTTCACCTTGATGAGGATGGAGTTGGCCACGCCCTGCTCGATGCCCCGCCCGAGCCGCTCCGTGCTGGTGACGAACAGATCGTCGCCCACCAATTGAATGCGGTCGCCCAATTCGTCGGTCAGGATCTTCCAACCTTCCCAGTCGTCCTCGGCCAAACCGTCCTCGAGAGACACAATGGGATACTGCTTGGCCCAGTCCGACCAGAAGCGCACCATCTGCTCGCTGGTCTTCACCGACTTGTCCGACTTCTTGAAAACGTACTTGCCTTCCGAGAAGAACTCGCTCGAAGCCGGATCGAGCGCGATGGCAATCTGCTCGCCCGCCTTGTAGCCGGCCGCCTGCACGGCTTCCAGAATCAGCTCGATGGCTTCCACGTTCGACTTCAGCGAAGGAGCGAAACCGCCTTCGTCGCCTACAGCCGTGTTGTAGCCGCGCTTCTTGAGCACTCCCTTCAGGGTGTGGAACGTCTCCGCGCCCCAGCGCAGTGCTTCATGGAACGAGGACGCGCCCACCGGCATGACCATGAATTCCTGGAAGTCCACGTTGTTGTCGGCGTGGGCGCCCCCGTTCAGGATGTTCATCATGGGTACCGGCAGCAGATTGGCGTTCATGCCGCCCAGATAGCGATACAGCGGAATCCCAAGCTGCGCGGCCGCAGCACGGGCGGCCGCCATGCTCACCGCCAGGATGGCATTGGCGCCAAAGCCGGACTTGTTGCGGGTACCGTCCAGTTCCAGCATGCGCTCGTCGAGGCGGCGCTGTTCGGATGCGTCCATGCCTTCCAGAGCCGGTCCGAGCTCACGGCGCACGTTCTGTACCGCTTTCTGCACGCCTTTGCCCAGGTAACGGTGTTTGTCGCCATCGCGCAGCTCCATGGCTTCGTGCTCGCCGGTGGAGGCCCCGCTGGGTACGGCGGCGCGTCCCATCGCCCCGGAGCTGAGGATCACGTCCGCTTCGACCGTAGGGTTGCCGCGCGAGTCCAGAATCTCGCGAGCGCGGATGGCAGCGATCGCGGTGGGGCTGGAGTTCTTCATTCGTCTCTCTCCGGGGTGGCCGATTATATGCTACGCGCCGCAACGCCTCCGCGCACGGCAAAGCGCTTCCCGCTGAAGACCGGCCGACCCGGAGTATCTTGCATGGTTCCGCGGATTGGTTGGCTATTGTCCCGGTTTCATGGGTGTTTTACAGTCAGCGCCAGATGGCTCGCTCCTCCGAGACCCTCGCAGTGGGCGGTCGCGCGCCAGACTTCACCCTGGCCGCGGCCAACCGAACGGGTGATTTCTCTCTGGCGGCGGAGCTTGCCCGCGGTCCTGTGATCCTGGAATTCCTGCGAGGCACCTGGTGACCCAACTGCGCCAGGCGCATGGCTCAGTTGGAGCCGCGCAAGCCGGAGATCG
Above is a genomic segment from Terriglobales bacterium containing:
- the eno gene encoding phosphopyruvate hydratase, with product MKNSSPTAIAAIRAREILDSRGNPTVEADVILSSGAMGRAAVPSGASTGEHEAMELRDGDKHRYLGKGVQKAVQNVRRELGPALEGMDASEQRRLDERMLELDGTRNKSGFGANAILAVSMAAARAAAAQLGIPLYRYLGGMNANLLPVPMMNILNGGAHADNNVDFQEFMVMPVGASSFHEALRWGAETFHTLKGVLKKRGYNTAVGDEGGFAPSLKSNVEAIELILEAVQAAGYKAGEQIAIALDPASSEFFSEGKYVFKKSDKSVKTSEQMVRFWSDWAKQYPIVSLEDGLAEDDWEGWKILTDELGDRIQLVGDDLFVTSTERLGRGIEQGVANSILIKVNQIGTVSETLDAIEMAHGNGYTAVISHRSGETEDTFIADLAVATGAGQIKTGSASRTDRIAKYNQLLRIEEELGRAARFLGIEAVNYG